TTACGCGCCTCAAGAGCGCCCAGAAAGAAGTGATGAGCAAGCAGCGGTTCTACTCGGCACTCATCCGCAACTCGCGGGATATCATCAGCGTGGTGGAACCCGGCGGCCGGGTCATCTTCGAAAGCCCCTCCGCCGCTTCTTTTTCCTGCAAAACCGGTTGCGACGATACTGCCGGGAATTTCTTTCGCTCCATTCACCCGGAGGACGTCGCCATCGTGAAAGAGCGGTTCTCAAGCATGGTCCGCACCGGGATGGGCAGCGCCGCATTCGAGATGCGCCGCAAACGCAACGATGGCGCATGGGTCGTGCTGGAAGCCCAGGCAACCAACCTGCTGAATGACGATTCCGTGGGAGGGCTGGTCGTCAACGCCCACGACATCTCCCAGCGCAAGGCGTTCGAAGAAGAGCTCCAGCGCCACGTATTCCTCGACCCCCTGACCCGACTGCCCAACCGCGCGTTGTTCATGGATCGGCTCAACCACGCCTTGGCCCGTGTCCAGCGGCACGAGACCTATCGCTTCGGCGTCCTCTTCGTGGACATGGACCGTTTCAAAATCGTCAACGAAAGCCTCGGGCACGGCGTTGGCGACAAGCTTCTGCAATCCATCGCCCGGCGCGTTTCCTCCTGCCTGCGCAAAGTGGACACCATGGCCCGCCTCGGCGGCGACGACTTCATAGTGCTTCTGGACGACATGGAGGACGAGATGGAGGCCATCCGGGTGGCGGAGCGCATCAAGGAAGCGCTCGGCGAACCCCATGTCATCGATACAATGGAGGTTTTCACCTCCGCGTCCATCGGCATCGCCTACTACACGGACACCTACACCGACGCCGAGCAGATAATCCGCGACGCCGAAACCGCCATGCACCGCGCCAAAGGCACCACGGACGAAGGTTACAAGGTTTTCCACGCGCAGATGCATACCCAGGCCATGCAGACTCTCGAACTCGAGACCGACATGCGCCACGCCCTGGAGCGGGACGAATTCGCCCTGCACTTCCAGCCCATCATCCACCTGCCGTCCATGCGCATCGCCGGGTTCGAGGCGCTCATGCGCTGGCGCCATCCCCGCCGAGGCATGGTGCCGCCGCTGGAGTTCATCCCCATAGCCGAGGAGACAGGCATCATCGTGCCTCTGGGCGAATGGGCGTTGCGCCAGGCCTGCGATACGCTGGCGCGACTGTCCGCAATGCTTCCCGAAAACACCGGGCGCGTGACCATGAGCGTGAACCTCTCGGCCCGGCAGTTCCGCAACAAACGCCTTGCCGATTCGGTGGAGTCCTCGCTTTCCATGAGCCGGGTCCCGGCGGAGGCGTTGTGCCTGGAAGTCACGGAAAGCCTGGTCATGGAGGATCCGGCCCGCACCCGCGCCATTCTGCGGCAGATGAAGGAACTCGGCGTCAACATCGCCATCGACGATTTCGGCACCGGCTACTCTTCGCTGAGCTCGCTGCACAACTACCCGTTCGACACGCTCAAGATAGACCAGGCCTTCGTCCGGGCGATGCGCGAGGAGCACTTTACCGAACGCACCGGCAGGAATTCCATCGTCCGCACCATCCTGGCACTGGCCGAATCCATGGGCATGAGCGTGGTGGCCGAAGGCATCGAAACCGCTTTTCAGAAGGACGCCCTGCACGCCATGGGTTGCACCCATGCCCAGGGCTACCTCTTCGCCAAACCCATGGACGCCGATTCCATCGAGCGCCTTCTGCTGGACTCGGATGACGGCGTCTTCGACGCAACCGCCGCTGTGAGCCTTCGGAAATCAGCCCCGGCATCATGAGGCCCTGTATGGCTGAATTCCACTAGCACTCCTGAATCCGCGCAGCATCGGCACACGCCGCTTTCCAATTCCCGTGCCCTTGGGCTATCGTGAGCCGGACGCTGTCGTGCTGCATTGAGCGGCGAAGCCTTCTTCCAGCGATTGAGAATCGAGGTTCCCATGGTCCCGTGTCACATATGCGGACAGAACGCCGCGTCCGGCTGGGTATACGGCATCCCCCCGGCGCCGGACCGCCAGAAGCTGGGCTTGTGCCCGAAGCACGATACCATGGAGAACCGCCGCATCGTGCGCCGGCAGTGGATTCGGCTGATGGAGGAAGAAGCGGCACGGGCCATGTCCGGACGCCCCGAAGATGCCAAGCCGCACGGCTATGAAGTGGAAATCGATTTCCTGGACGGCGGCCGTCGCACCATCCAGTGCCGGGCCTACGATGTCATGGAAAAACAGGACCTGCTCGCCATCACCGCCGAAGACGAAGCCGTGTACTACCCCCTTCAGCACATCCGCACGTTTCGCGTGCGTCCGCTCTCGTTCCTGCCCACACACGATAAAGAGCCGGCACAGAATACGGGCAACAGTAAATCCCCCCAGCTATCGGACGAAAAAAACACATGAACGACACAGAAAGAACGGAAGAGCCGGCACTTGCAGTATCCGCCGCCGAACACGCCAGAACCATGGCCCGCGCCAAATTCCTGTGCGCGGAAAGCGTCTTCGCCTCACTGGTCCGCGCCAAGGGATGGGACATCCCCAACCCCACGGCCCTGGCCACGGGGTTCTGCAGCGGCGTGTCCCGCACGCGCGGCCAGTGCGGCGCCCTCTCCGGCGCCATCCTCGCCCTGGGCTATGGCCTGGGCAGAACTTCGCCCGAGGATTCCCTGGAGCCCTGCTACGCCGCCGTGGACGAGCTGGTGGACGAGTTCCGCGAGAAGTTCGGAGGCCGGGACTGTCTGGACATAGCCGGCTACGACATCGCCGACCCAGACGGCCTCGCCGCGTTCCGCCAGGCGAACATGTGGACCGAGCGCCGTGAAGAGGTCATCGCCTACGCCGTGACACGCACTATCGAACAGCTGGATGCCTGCCCTGAAGCAAAGACGGATTCATGACCAACCGACATCCCGGGGAAGGGAATCATATCCCCTGCAGGGGATGCCCCAGAGTGGCAGCGCCCCTTCCGGCCGAATGATA
Above is a genomic segment from Oceanidesulfovibrio indonesiensis containing:
- a CDS encoding C-GCAxxG-C-C family protein, translating into MNDTERTEEPALAVSAAEHARTMARAKFLCAESVFASLVRAKGWDIPNPTALATGFCSGVSRTRGQCGALSGAILALGYGLGRTSPEDSLEPCYAAVDELVDEFREKFGGRDCLDIAGYDIADPDGLAAFRQANMWTERREEVIAYAVTRTIEQLDACPEAKTDS
- a CDS encoding putative bifunctional diguanylate cyclase/phosphodiesterase, giving the protein MAALAWVWRLRRRIHSTFGDLEQANRELRESASQLRAVFNSMSSLVAEVSDNGYVLRILPTRFKPDETFPDGVVDLHLESIFSRHIGAMLMEGIREVRAASAQDEIISREFEFRVPGGPRWLLVTFSSLTASSMLMVAREITRLKSAQKEVMSKQRFYSALIRNSRDIISVVEPGGRVIFESPSAASFSCKTGCDDTAGNFFRSIHPEDVAIVKERFSSMVRTGMGSAAFEMRRKRNDGAWVVLEAQATNLLNDDSVGGLVVNAHDISQRKAFEEELQRHVFLDPLTRLPNRALFMDRLNHALARVQRHETYRFGVLFVDMDRFKIVNESLGHGVGDKLLQSIARRVSSCLRKVDTMARLGGDDFIVLLDDMEDEMEAIRVAERIKEALGEPHVIDTMEVFTSASIGIAYYTDTYTDAEQIIRDAETAMHRAKGTTDEGYKVFHAQMHTQAMQTLELETDMRHALERDEFALHFQPIIHLPSMRIAGFEALMRWRHPRRGMVPPLEFIPIAEETGIIVPLGEWALRQACDTLARLSAMLPENTGRVTMSVNLSARQFRNKRLADSVESSLSMSRVPAEALCLEVTESLVMEDPARTRAILRQMKELGVNIAIDDFGTGYSSLSSLHNYPFDTLKIDQAFVRAMREEHFTERTGRNSIVRTILALAESMGMSVVAEGIETAFQKDALHAMGCTHAQGYLFAKPMDADSIERLLLDSDDGVFDATAAVSLRKSAPAS